The DNA sequence TTGAGATTCCCGCGCAATCATTCAGGGCTCCTTCTATCCTCAAAAAAAGTCAATCATTCCAGAGGTAACCATGTCAGCGTCCACCACCCACCCGCAAAGATTTGAGAATCGTATCGCCCTGGTAACAGGCGGCTCACGGGGAATCGGGCGGGCCTGCTGCCTGCGTCTGGCGGAAGAAGGAGCCCGCGTTGCCATTAACTATCGTCAGGGAAAGGAAGACGCTGAAGAGACGCTGCAGCAGATCCGGACCGTTGGAGGGACCGGCATACTCGTGCAGGCCGACGTCTCTTCGAGCGAACAGGTCGATAAAATGGTCAGCGAGATCGAAGCCGAATGGGGGCAGGTGGAACTGCTGGTCAATAATTCGGGCATCTTCAGTTATGAGCCGCATACCGAGTTAACCGAAGAGGCATGGCGGCAGATGCTGGAAGTGAACCTGACAGGGACTTTTCTGGTAACCTGGCGTGTCAGGGAGGGCATGCTGCAGCGAAAATTTGGACGGATCGTCAACATGAGTTCCCTCTCCGGCCTGATGCCACGCCCCATGTCGATCGCGTATGCAGTCAGTAAGGCTGGCGTCGTCTCCTTCACCCAGAGTACTGCCGTCGCCTGGGCAGGCGAAAACATTCGCGTTAATGCCATCGCCCCGGGACTGATTGATACCGAAATTCTCTCAGGCGTCAATCAGGATGATCTCGACAAAATCATTCAGGCCACCCCTATCCCACGCATGGGTAAGGCCTCGGAGGTCGCCTCCATGGTCTCTTTTCTGCTCTCTGAAGAAAGCAGCTTCACCACCGGCCAGACCGTTGTCATCAGCGGCGGACGCTGCATGCTACCCTGACCCCTTCCTGAGACTGTTGTGGAAAGATTACTGACTCAGGCAATGATGTCTTTGATCACATGCGCCTCTTCCACACCGGTCAGACGGAAATCGAGTCCCTGAAACCGGTAACTGAACCGCCGGTGGTCGATGCCGAACAGGTGGAGTAAGGTCGCATGAAAATCCCGGACATGCACGGGATTTTCAGCCGCCGCGTATCCGAATTCATCCGTGGTACCATAGCTCTTACCCCCCTGAATCGCTCCCCCACCCAGTACCAGAGAAAACCCCTTGATGTGGTGATCTCGGCCGGATCCCTGGGCCATCGGTGTCCTGCCGAATTCACCGCCCCAGACAATCAAAGTGTCATCATAAAGTCCGCGTTGTTTCAGATCGCGAATCAGAGCCGCGGTCGCCTGGTCGACTTCTTTCGCTGTAATCTCAATCGAACGTTTGATCCCGCCATGGTGATCCCACGCACGGTGATATAACTGCACGAAACGCACGCCACGTTCGAGCAGTCGCCGTGCGAGCAGACAGTTGGAAGCATAAGTTCCATCGCCCCCCTCAGTCCCGTAGGCTGTTAACGTCTCTTTAGTTTCACTCCCCAGATCCATCAGCCCCGGCACACTGGTCTGCATCCGAAATGCCATTTCGTACTGCCCGATCCGGGTAGCGATTTCAGAATCATGTACCAGGTCATCAAAGCTGTGATTCAACTGGTTGACCGTCTGCACGAGTCGCTTCTGTTGCTGCATCGACACGCCATCAGGTCGGTTCAGATAGAGTACCGGTGCCCCCGTCGACTGAAACTGAACTCCCTGGAAGCGAGAGGGTAGAAACCCGCTGTGCCATTGCCGGGCGGCAATCGGCTGTGCCTGTCCCCCTTTCCCGACACTGGTCAGTACAACATAGCCGGGCAGGTCGTCACATTCCTGCCCCAGCCCATACAAGAGCCACGACCCCATACTGGGGCGTCCTGCCTGCGAGGAACCGGTGTTGAATAGCGTATGGGCGGGGTCATGGTTAATCTGGTCCGTATACATCGACCGGATAATACACAGGTCGTCCGCCACTGATCCAATCTGGGGGAACTGACTACAAACCCGCTGGCCACTTTCGCCAAAACTTTTAAATTCGAATTGCGGAGCAAAGCATTTGAGTTCGCGCCCCTGCAACTGAGCAACCTGCTGCCCCTTCGTCAGAGATTCCGGCATCGGTTTACCGTGCATCTCGCGTAACGTCGGCTTGTCGTCAAATGTTTCGAGATGAGACGGTCCTCCGGCCATACAGAGATGAATAACCCGTTTGATCCGCGGTGTGAAATGTGGTTTCCCGATCACTCCTTCCCCCAGATCACTGGCCTGGGCATCCCGTGATAACAACGACAGTAAAGCTGCCGGCCCGATTCCGAGCGCAGACTGACGCAGAAAACTCCGTCGCGTAACATTCAGATTTGACATGGAGAATTCCTCAGTTTAATAACGTGTGATCATTTCATGCAGGTTCAAAACAGCGCGCGACACACTCGTCCAGGCAGCCAGTTCCGCCTGATCGATTTTCTCAGGGGGCGGATTTAAACCGACAGACAGAATCTCTGCTGCCGCTTTCGGGGACTGACGATATGCCTGCAGATCTTCCTGATACAGGGTCTTCAGCAGCTTGATTTCGTCCTGCCGTGGTTCCCGCGTCAACGCCTGTTGCATCAGCCACTTCAACTGTGCGTCGAACTGTTTCTCCGGGTGTTCCTGAATCACGCGCGTCGCCAGTACCCGGGCCGCTTCCACAAAAGTCGGATCATTTAATAACACCAGGGACTGCAGAGGCGTATTGGATCGGGAACGCTGCGCCGTACATTCTTCACGAGCCGGCGCATCGAAAGCGAGCAGACTGGGATGCAGAAACGTACGTTGCCAGTGCGTATATAAACCCCGGCGATATTGCTGTTCTCCCTTGTCCGCCTGATAGGTCCGCTTGGGAAAATTCAATTGTGCCCAGTATCCGGCTGGCTGATAAGGTTTGGCACTTTCACCTCCGATTTGCAGATTCAGCAGTCCACTGACCTGCAGGGCATTATCGCGAATCATTTCTGCTTCCAGCCGCCAGCGCGACTGACGTGCATACATGCGATTATACGGATCACGCTCTCGTAATGCGGCTGTCCAGGCAGAAGACTGACGATAGGTATGCGAGGTCACCATCAGTCGCACCATGTGCTTGACATCCCAGCCGCTGTCAATAAATTCACAGGCAAGCCAGTCGAGCAGTTCAGGATGGGTCGGCATCTCTCCCTGTGAACCCAGATCATCAACCGTACGCGCCAGTCCCTGTCCGAACAGGAGCATCCACAGTCGATTCACAAACGTGCGCGCTACCAGCGGATTCTTGCGCGATGTCATCCAACGTGCCAGATCCAGACGGGTCGCCCGCTGCTTCTCCGGCAAATCAAGCTGTGACAAAAAGTGAGGCACACCGGGATTCACAATTTCTCCGGAATCATCCATCCAGTTCCCGCGTGGCAGGACCCGCATGGTACGAGGCGTTGTGGCTGTTGTCGCCAGTGTCGTGACGATCTGATTCTTCAACTGCGTCTGCTGCTGCCTTAGTCGAGCCAGTTGTTCACGGCTCTCTTTTAACAGTGGCGTTGATTCTCGAAACGCAGTATCCAGTTGTTTTTGCTGGTCGACAGAACGCGATTCAGGTTTGACTTTCAGTACTTTCTGGATCTCATCAGACAATGCGAATCCTGATTGAATCACACTCGGATCAGAGGAAATAAACAATCGAAACCGCCCCAGGTTATGCCCGTTCCCATGTCGTTGAATAATGCGAATCTGACAGGAAGGAGTCCCTTCTCCGGGTTGTTTCTCGCTGGAATCGGTAACCTTCCCTGACAGCAGCAGGTGATTACGTTTTCCAATTTGCGGTAGAATCGCCCAGCCGGTTCCGGATTCCTCAGCGACATTCTGAGGAGTGTGCCCATTTTGTGAATGAGCAGCGACGGCTTTCTCCCATTTGACTTTCTGCTTCCTCACCATCAACTGCACTGCGTTGACCACCAGGTTTCCATTCCCAGCACGTCCCGGCCCCTTGCGAGGAAGCGAAGGATCAGGCAACAGCTCCAGTTTCAGCGCCACGGGGCCTGTGACAGGAACCAGGCTGTCGTTGATTTCCAGCACATATTCATCCTGATCCGGATTCTTGCCACTGGCCAGAATCGAGCCATCTTCGAGCACTTTTAGTTTCGCCCCACCTGTTGAGCTTACTTCCTGAGGATTGAGCAGTGTCCAGCGATCAAAATCGGCCTGGACCTGTTGTCCCCACTCCTGTCGGGCGGCGGTTAATTCGGGGGTTTCCCGATTATAATTCTGTTCTGTCTGTTTGATTGCAGCCTCTAACTCTTTTGAGAGGCGAGCCTGTTCCTCAGTCGGTACCGGCAATTGTTCGATGTGTCGAGCACCACGGACAATCCCCTGCTCTTTAATGTCCGCAAAAAAAGCAGCGAAGCGATAAAAGTCTTTCGTCGTAAAAGGGTCAAATTTGTGATCGTGGCATTCCGCACACCCGACCGTAGAACCGAGCCAGACGGAGCCCGTCGTACGGACGCGATCGGCAGAATATTTCGCCAGGTATTCCTTAGGTTGCACTCCCCCTTCTCCAGAAGCGCGATTCAACCGGTTATACGTCGAAGCCACCTTCTGCCAGAGGTCAGCTTCAGGCAGCAGATCCCCTGCCAGTTGCTCAATCGTAAACTGATCGAAGGGTTTATTACTGTTGAATGCGTTGATGACATAATCCCGATACGGGGACACGCTTCTAACCTGATCGCCGTGGTAACCCAGCGTATCTGCATAACGGACCAGATCCAGCCAGTAGAGTGCCAGTCGCTCACCATAATGGGGAGAATCCAGATATTCATTCACCAGTTTTTCGTACGCTACGTCTCCTGGATGCGCAGGATAGGCTGCTACCACCAACGGATCGGGAGGCAGTCCGGTCAGATCAAAAGAGAGGCGGCGGACCAGTGTTCTCGGCTCCGCCTCAGGTGAAGGAGCAAACCCATTGTCTTTGAGTTGTTGCTGGATGAAAGCGTCAATCGGATGCAGATTCTGCTTCTCTTTCAGCTCAGGCACTGCAGGCTTTACCAGGGGTGTCAGGGACCAGTGCCGCTGGTAGGCTGCCCCCTGATTGATCCACTTCCGCAGCAGTTCAATTTCAGCCTTGCTCAAAGGCTTGCCATGCTCAGCCGGGGGCATCAACAGACTTTCATCGCTGGCAGTGATACGGTGGATCAGTTCACTCTCATCGGCCTTACCAGCGACAATCGCCCGCGTTCCTCCCAGGTCACGCAGTGCAGAATCACGATCATCCAGACGCAGATCGGCTTCCCGTGTTTTCTCATCCGGGCCATGGCAGGCAAAGCACTTGTCCGAAAGAATCGGTCTGATATCCCGATTGAACTGGATCGGGGTCTCACCCCAGACGGGCCTGATAATCAGGCAGAAACAGAAAACAGACGCGAGCCCGAGTCTCATTGATTACCTCTCCCACACAGGACGAACACCCTGGGCTGCTCTCTCAGCTGTAACTCGTGTTTGAGGATTCTGAGCTCATTCATTCCGGCTGAAATCAGTGCGGCGTGAGTCTGCAGAAGTTACAGCTGACTATAGGAATTCAGGCAGGGATGCTGATCTGGACATTAGTAAAACAAACGAAACAGCATTAAACCTATAGTGTAGGTTGTGCTCAGACCACCTGCAAGCAGATCTCGTCAATCTGGCGACGTATACTCTCCCGGGAAGCAAGCGTAACCAGGAACGGGGCTCGTCTTAACTGATAATGTCGTGGATTACTTCGCCATAATCCCGTTCCAGACGCTGTCTGCCGGGATAGTTGAGCCGGGTCGTATCCAGGCCCATCTGATGTAATACCGTGGCATGCAGGTCGGTCACATAGTGCCTGTCTTCAACAGCGTGGAACCCGAGTTCATCGGTCGCACCATGAATATGGCCCCCTTTAATTCCGCCACCGGCCATCGCCACACTGAATCCATGCGGGTGATGATCGCGGCCTGTTCCCTGGACAGTGCTGTTCCCATTACGGTGTTCTGCACCAGGGGTACGTCCGAATTCAGAGCCGATCACAATCATGGTCTCATCCAGCAGGCCACGCTGCTTGAGGTCTTTAATCAGACCGGCAATTGGCTGATCGACCTGGGCCGAAAGCTGCGAATGCAGGCGTTTAATATCGCGATGAGAATCCCAGGCACCAGCATTACCACGGTAGCCATGGAACAGTTGAATAAACCGCACGCCACGTTCGGTCAGACGCCGGGCCGCCAGACATTTCTCACCGAAGCTTTTGGTGGTTGACTGATTCAGACCATACAGCTCCTGCACATGCTGTGACTCTTCTTCAAAAGCCATGACTTCGGGAACGGCTGACTGCATCTGGAAAGCCAGCTCGTATGACTTGATCCGTGCTTTCAGGTTTTTGTCATCCGGGTATTGAATTCCGGCGTGTCGGTTCAGTTTCCCCAGCAGGCCGAACATTTCCTGTTGTTCCGAAGGAGTCATTGAATCATCGGCAGACCGCACAAACGAGAGCGGATCTTTCGGATCCACTTCCATCCGGACCCCCGCATGTTCCGGCCCTAAATAAGAGGATCCGTGTGTCCAGGCGGCACCACAACAGTCAGCACTTGGGTTCCCCAGCACGACATAATGCGGCAGATTCTGGTTGGCCGTTCCCAGGCCGTAACTGACCCAGGAGCCCACGGTCGGAAAAGCACCTTCCGTAATTTTGCGGCCGGTATGATAAGTCAGCTGGGCACCATGGTTGTTGTCGATCGTCCACATGGAACGGACCAGTGTCAGGTCATCCGCACAGGTCCCCAGATTCGGGAACCAGTCGCTGATTTCCAGACCGCTTTCGCCATATTTTTTAAAGCCTGTCTGCAAAGGCATGATGGCTTTGAATACTTCACGTTTCTGCTTGGATGGGTCGAGCAGAATCTTGTTGATCTTGTCCTTATTCAACACAGATTCTGCATAGGGAGTTTCATCAATCGACTTCCCGGCATATTTATTGAGTGCCGGCTTCGGGTCGAAACTTTCCAGGTGACTGAGACCGCCAATCAGAAAGATCCAGATCACCGATTTGGCGCGCGGCACCATGTGCGGAACCAGCCCCGCTTCTGCAGCCTGCAGTTCGCCTTCCTGAAACAGGAGCGAAGAGAGCGCCATGCCCGTCATTCCCATTCCGGTGTCGTTTAAAAACGTGCGACGGTTCATCTGGGGTGAATTAAACATTCTATTACTTTCCAATCCTATTCCGGTCAGGATTAATCAGCGAATCGTGATAAAATCATTATGGTTGAATAATACGGTAATCAGTTTTTGATACTGCTCTCTGGTCGGTTGACTGCCCTCTGCTTTGACAGATGCCAGCAGAAAATCCCGACAGAGTTGATGCTCAACTTCATCCGGCTGACGCGAGAGAATTCGCAGGTAAGCCTCTTCGATAAAAGCATCCATGTCCCCGGTGGTCTTCTCTTCAATCTGAGACGCCAGGGCTTCACTTGCCAGGAAAGTCAGCTTACTGTTGGCCAGCGCCAGTGCCTGATGCGGTTGCACACTCGTCTCCCGCATATAACACTCTGAAACGCTGGGACCATCAAAGATCTGTACAAACTCAACCAGTTTTTCATGTGCGTGCCGGAGGTAGATACTCTTGCGACGAGAATCCTGGGCCTGATGGTTATCAATATCCGGGCCTCCCATCGCAGAGTCGAGTCGACCGGGAATGTAAAGCAGATTATCCCGCACGATTTCCCCTTCCATTCGGCGCGCCGATTTTTTCCAGAGGAAAAGATTATCGGGGTCGATCGCATGGTTTTCCGGGGCACCAGTCCCTGCCATTCGATAAGTCGCACTGGTGACGATCAACCGGTGCATCTCTTTCATGCTCCACTCCCGGTCCATGAATTCCGCTGCCAGCCAGTCCAGTAATGCGGGATGAGTCGGTTCACGTCCATTTCCGCCATACTCATTGACCGTTGGCACAATCGGCTGCCCAAAATGTCGCAACCAGATATGATTCATCGCCACACGAGCCGTTAACGGATTTTGACGGTCGGTCAACCAGCGGGCAAACGCCAGACGTCGCCCGGTGCTGCTTTCCGGATACTTGGACTGTTTACGAGGAGCATATTTCGTTGTCAGCTTTTCTTTGGCTGCATCCTCTGCTTTTTTGAGTTGAGTTTCTGCCGCCTTGTGAGCCTGCTCCGCTTTTTTCAACTGCTGCTTCGCTTTGCTGATACTCGATTTTTTCTTTCCTTTCTCAGCTTTCTTGAGCGCTGCAGTGGCCTGCTCCTGCTGCTTGATGGCAGAGGTTAATTCCCATTGAGCCGCTTCAACAGCTGCTTCACGCTGTAGCTTCACCAGGTTCTGTGCTGCCGTTTTCCAGGCGTCAGATTTTTTGTCGCCAGCCACTTCCATCGCTTCGATGGCAAACTGGGCTTCGAGGACTGCCAGTGCACTTTCGGCAGCTGCTCTCTGCTCCGGTGCTTTGGCCTGCTCCATAGTCCCTTTGGCCTGATCGAGCAGATCCTGTTTGACAAACTCACGCCGGGCAGGCTGACTGGCCACCAGCGGCAGTGAGACCGGCTCGACTTCATATTTCCCTCCCAGGAATTCAGGCACTCCCGGCGGAATACTTTTGTCTTTTACGGGACGTCGTTCGTCACCAGCTTCCAGAAACCAGGTCTTCGAAGTCAAAGAACGATCGTAGGCACGAGGAATCCCGTTTTTCGAGACATCCAGTACGCCTGCCACACGGTCCGTACGAACGTGATACGGTTCGAAAATAGCCCGCATCTGATAGTATTCAGTCTGCTTGATCGGATCATACATGTGATCGTGGCATTTCGCACAACCGACGGTAATTCCCAGGAATGCCTGCGACGTATGCTTCACAACATCATCCATCCACTGGTCGCGTTCCGCGTGGTAATTGCGTGCCAGGAAACCGGTTGCCCGGAGTGTATCCCAGTCATCC is a window from the Gimesia benthica genome containing:
- a CDS encoding SDR family NAD(P)-dependent oxidoreductase, coding for MSASTTHPQRFENRIALVTGGSRGIGRACCLRLAEEGARVAINYRQGKEDAEETLQQIRTVGGTGILVQADVSSSEQVDKMVSEIEAEWGQVELLVNNSGIFSYEPHTELTEEAWRQMLEVNLTGTFLVTWRVREGMLQRKFGRIVNMSSLSGLMPRPMSIAYAVSKAGVVSFTQSTAVAWAGENIRVNAIAPGLIDTEILSGVNQDDLDKIIQATPIPRMGKASEVASMVSFLLSEESSFTTGQTVVISGGRCMLP
- a CDS encoding DUF1501 domain-containing protein; translation: MSNLNVTRRSFLRQSALGIGPAALLSLLSRDAQASDLGEGVIGKPHFTPRIKRVIHLCMAGGPSHLETFDDKPTLREMHGKPMPESLTKGQQVAQLQGRELKCFAPQFEFKSFGESGQRVCSQFPQIGSVADDLCIIRSMYTDQINHDPAHTLFNTGSSQAGRPSMGSWLLYGLGQECDDLPGYVVLTSVGKGGQAQPIAARQWHSGFLPSRFQGVQFQSTGAPVLYLNRPDGVSMQQQKRLVQTVNQLNHSFDDLVHDSEIATRIGQYEMAFRMQTSVPGLMDLGSETKETLTAYGTEGGDGTYASNCLLARRLLERGVRFVQLYHRAWDHHGGIKRSIEITAKEVDQATAALIRDLKQRGLYDDTLIVWGGEFGRTPMAQGSGRDHHIKGFSLVLGGGAIQGGKSYGTTDEFGYAAAENPVHVRDFHATLLHLFGIDHRRFSYRFQGLDFRLTGVEEAHVIKDIIA
- a CDS encoding PSD1 and planctomycete cytochrome C domain-containing protein; this translates as MRLGLASVFCFCLIIRPVWGETPIQFNRDIRPILSDKCFACHGPDEKTREADLRLDDRDSALRDLGGTRAIVAGKADESELIHRITASDESLLMPPAEHGKPLSKAEIELLRKWINQGAAYQRHWSLTPLVKPAVPELKEKQNLHPIDAFIQQQLKDNGFAPSPEAEPRTLVRRLSFDLTGLPPDPLVVAAYPAHPGDVAYEKLVNEYLDSPHYGERLALYWLDLVRYADTLGYHGDQVRSVSPYRDYVINAFNSNKPFDQFTIEQLAGDLLPEADLWQKVASTYNRLNRASGEGGVQPKEYLAKYSADRVRTTGSVWLGSTVGCAECHDHKFDPFTTKDFYRFAAFFADIKEQGIVRGARHIEQLPVPTEEQARLSKELEAAIKQTEQNYNRETPELTAARQEWGQQVQADFDRWTLLNPQEVSSTGGAKLKVLEDGSILASGKNPDQDEYVLEINDSLVPVTGPVALKLELLPDPSLPRKGPGRAGNGNLVVNAVQLMVRKQKVKWEKAVAAHSQNGHTPQNVAEESGTGWAILPQIGKRNHLLLSGKVTDSSEKQPGEGTPSCQIRIIQRHGNGHNLGRFRLFISSDPSVIQSGFALSDEIQKVLKVKPESRSVDQQKQLDTAFRESTPLLKESREQLARLRQQQTQLKNQIVTTLATTATTPRTMRVLPRGNWMDDSGEIVNPGVPHFLSQLDLPEKQRATRLDLARWMTSRKNPLVARTFVNRLWMLLFGQGLARTVDDLGSQGEMPTHPELLDWLACEFIDSGWDVKHMVRLMVTSHTYRQSSAWTAALRERDPYNRMYARQSRWRLEAEMIRDNALQVSGLLNLQIGGESAKPYQPAGYWAQLNFPKRTYQADKGEQQYRRGLYTHWQRTFLHPSLLAFDAPAREECTAQRSRSNTPLQSLVLLNDPTFVEAARVLATRVIQEHPEKQFDAQLKWLMQQALTREPRQDEIKLLKTLYQEDLQAYRQSPKAAAEILSVGLNPPPEKIDQAELAAWTSVSRAVLNLHEMITRY
- a CDS encoding DUF1501 domain-containing protein translates to MFNSPQMNRRTFLNDTGMGMTGMALSSLLFQEGELQAAEAGLVPHMVPRAKSVIWIFLIGGLSHLESFDPKPALNKYAGKSIDETPYAESVLNKDKINKILLDPSKQKREVFKAIMPLQTGFKKYGESGLEISDWFPNLGTCADDLTLVRSMWTIDNNHGAQLTYHTGRKITEGAFPTVGSWVSYGLGTANQNLPHYVVLGNPSADCCGAAWTHGSSYLGPEHAGVRMEVDPKDPLSFVRSADDSMTPSEQQEMFGLLGKLNRHAGIQYPDDKNLKARIKSYELAFQMQSAVPEVMAFEEESQHVQELYGLNQSTTKSFGEKCLAARRLTERGVRFIQLFHGYRGNAGAWDSHRDIKRLHSQLSAQVDQPIAGLIKDLKQRGLLDETMIVIGSEFGRTPGAEHRNGNSTVQGTGRDHHPHGFSVAMAGGGIKGGHIHGATDELGFHAVEDRHYVTDLHATVLHQMGLDTTRLNYPGRQRLERDYGEVIHDIIS
- a CDS encoding DUF1553 domain-containing protein, with protein sequence MLVLISAVTLTAPAQANPANRQAFVRYFGKYLAQGLNSCGTCHVRDHAEGAESLDDFPHNPFGNQLRETADKLLEQNQDADLALRLKLIADQDADGDGFTNLQEVLSGTAPGDKTKFPAADSKKKLEQLTAEFNEFQNRYAWKPFKPVHRPEVPVVADLNWPRNPIDQFIAAGHEQKGLKRAAEAGPEVLLRRVYLDLIGLNPTPEEIRAFLKDVKTNDKAYEAVVDRLLNHPAYGERWGRHWMDVWRYSDWAGYKDALRVSQRHIWHWRDWIIESLNADKSYDQMLTEMLAADELKPDDWDTLRATGFLARNYHAERDQWMDDVVKHTSQAFLGITVGCAKCHDHMYDPIKQTEYYQMRAIFEPYHVRTDRVAGVLDVSKNGIPRAYDRSLTSKTWFLEAGDERRPVKDKSIPPGVPEFLGGKYEVEPVSLPLVASQPARREFVKQDLLDQAKGTMEQAKAPEQRAAAESALAVLEAQFAIEAMEVAGDKKSDAWKTAAQNLVKLQREAAVEAAQWELTSAIKQQEQATAALKKAEKGKKKSSISKAKQQLKKAEQAHKAAETQLKKAEDAAKEKLTTKYAPRKQSKYPESSTGRRLAFARWLTDRQNPLTARVAMNHIWLRHFGQPIVPTVNEYGGNGREPTHPALLDWLAAEFMDREWSMKEMHRLIVTSATYRMAGTGAPENHAIDPDNLFLWKKSARRMEGEIVRDNLLYIPGRLDSAMGGPDIDNHQAQDSRRKSIYLRHAHEKLVEFVQIFDGPSVSECYMRETSVQPHQALALANSKLTFLASEALASQIEEKTTGDMDAFIEEAYLRILSRQPDEVEHQLCRDFLLASVKAEGSQPTREQYQKLITVLFNHNDFITIR